A genomic segment from Hypanus sabinus isolate sHypSab1 chromosome 8, sHypSab1.hap1, whole genome shotgun sequence encodes:
- the LOC132398639 gene encoding interferon gamma-like isoform X2 gives MQSERKKKQTQQTMKNINHHEVADGGAKLFNIFQKHKSKATESGIMLNAIVRWYINFFENMKPHQNNNTKLAINTVANGLQEWLQSDKYFSLLNDLKELENIKWDDQLIQRKAILELEIFLSKMQEMGKRRRKRNMFRRPKP, from the exons ATGCAGAGcgagagaaaaaagaaacaaacccAGCAAACAATGAAG AACATAAATCATCATGAGGTTGCTGATGGAGGAGCGAAGTTATTTAACATATTTCAGAAACATAAATCGAAG GCTACTGAATCAGGCATTATGCTGAATGCCATTGTGAGATGGTATATAAACTTCTTTGAAAATATGAAGCCTCATCAGAATAATAACACCAAGCTAGCCATCAACACTGTTGCAAATGGCTTGCAAGAGTGGCTGCAATCTGACAAGTACTTTTCTCTTCTCAATGACCTCAAGGAATTAGAGAATATTAAA TGGGACGATCAGTTGATACAGCGTAAAGCAATTCTTGAACTTGAGATATTTCTATCaaaaatgcaggagatgggaaAAAGAAGGCGCAAGAGGAATATGTTCAGGAGACCAAAGCCTTGA
- the LOC132398639 gene encoding interferon gamma-like isoform X1 has translation MILLRYFIIGLAGCLLSDSVWGAPLQSLTESVDTLKGAFNINHHEVADGGAKLFNIFQKHKSKATESGIMLNAIVRWYINFFENMKPHQNNNTKLAINTVANGLQEWLQSDKYFSLLNDLKELENIKWDDQLIQRKAILELEIFLSKMQEMGKRRRKRNMFRRPKP, from the exons ATGATACTTCTGAGATATTTCATTATTGGGCTGGCAGGCTGTCTGCTTTCAGATTCTGTATGGGGTGCCCCACTGCAATCGTTGACAGAGTCAGTAGATACTCTAAAGGGTGCCTTT AACATAAATCATCATGAGGTTGCTGATGGAGGAGCGAAGTTATTTAACATATTTCAGAAACATAAATCGAAG GCTACTGAATCAGGCATTATGCTGAATGCCATTGTGAGATGGTATATAAACTTCTTTGAAAATATGAAGCCTCATCAGAATAATAACACCAAGCTAGCCATCAACACTGTTGCAAATGGCTTGCAAGAGTGGCTGCAATCTGACAAGTACTTTTCTCTTCTCAATGACCTCAAGGAATTAGAGAATATTAAA TGGGACGATCAGTTGATACAGCGTAAAGCAATTCTTGAACTTGAGATATTTCTATCaaaaatgcaggagatgggaaAAAGAAGGCGCAAGAGGAATATGTTCAGGAGACCAAAGCCTTGA